One segment of Rosa chinensis cultivar Old Blush chromosome 6, RchiOBHm-V2, whole genome shotgun sequence DNA contains the following:
- the LOC112169844 gene encoding uncharacterized protein LOC112169844, translating to MSAVVEVWVSELGKLKEKVGAKKRFLWSSKKVKHAEGGDEGEVDQQQQPAVAAAAHEGAVMETTVRKERRNSSTLSEATVCMLMDRFVPW from the coding sequence ATGTCTGCGGTGGTGGAGGTATGGGTGAGCGAGCTGGGGAAGCTGAAGGAGAAGGTTGGGGCCAAGAAGCGGTTTCTGTGGTCATCGAAGAAGGTGAAACATGCTGAAGGAGGAGATGAGGGTGAGGTTGATCAGCAACAACAACCAGCTGTAGCTGCTGCAGCTCATGAAGGTGCGGTGATGGAGACTACGGTTAGAAAAGAGAGGAGGAACTCTTCTACGCTTTCTGAGGCCACTGTTTGTATGCTCATGGACCGTTTTGTTCCTTGGTGA